A region of the Candidatus Nanosynbacter lyticus genome:
AGGCGGTGCTTGAGACGACCAATTATATTTATGCCACCAGCCAATTTGCCCAGGCGGCTTTGCGAGATGTCACTGGTAATGTCGACATGGACGACCTGCTCGCCAAGCGTGAAGAGATTTCGCAGCAGATCAAGGAAATTGTCGATGCCGAAACTGACAAATGGGGTATTGACGTTGAGAATGTCAAAATCCAGAACATTGAACTGCCTGGTGACATGAAGCGAGCCATGGCCAAGCAAGCCGAAGCTGAGCGTGAACGCCGTGCCAATATTATCAACGCCGATGGCGAAAAAGCTGCCGCCGAAACGCTGGCACAAGCGGCGGAGATCCTGGCAAAAACCCAAGGCGCCATTAATCTGCGTACACTGAACACACTGGAGCGAATCTCGACCGAGCCAAGTCAAAAGACTATGATGCTCTTCCCAATTGAACTGATCGATGCTATTCGGGGCGGCAAGAAATAATAACGAGCCATAAAAATAAGCACTCCGTAAACTGGCGGGGTGCTTTTATAATTTCTGGTGCGGGTGGGGAGAGTCGAACTCCCGTCTCAACCTTGGGAAGGTCACATAATAGCCGTTATACGACACCCGCGTGTTCTCATTTTATCACGCTTGCACAGTGCGGGCAATCTGTAGTATAATTGGCGGTAGCAATCACCCATGTGGCTCTTTAGCTCAGTTGGTAGAGCAGAGGCCTGAAGAGCCTTGTGTCCCCAGTTCAAGTCTGGGAGGAGCCACCAAGTATTGCAATCATCCAGCGATTTTGCTAAAATAATCTCTGGAACCGCATGCGGGTTTAGCTCAGTTGTTAGAGCGCTTCCTTGCCATGGAAGAGGCCAGGAGTTAGAGTCTCCTAACCCGCACCAATTTTGAATATCGAGCTTTTAGGCTCGGTTTTTTAATAATATTCTAATAAATCAGCTCGTGGTCCAGTTATTTATTTGGCGGATAATTATTTATTAGCCTTCGGAAATCAGGTTTTCTTACCGTAAAACTTTAGAGCTTTATCCATACGCCTTGAGTGCATCCATGGATCATCATCAAACATTACATACTGTATATTACCTGAATTATCCGCACCCAATGCTAACCAGTATCCAGCCCTAGCCCTATACTTATTCATAGTAGCTATTATTTGCAATCTAGGAATAACGTCTCGCCCTGAGCTACCGCTCATATAAGTTACACCTCCCCAGGGCTGCTCATTATTTGTGATCTGCAATGAAAAATCGTGTAATTTACCCTTATCCTTCTTGGCTTGAGAGTTAACCATATTTATATATTTCATTATATCGTCTACAATCTCCTGGGGTATCGTCATCAGAAAGAAAACAATATCAGTTACTGAAGGATCATCCATCTGTTTGATGGTGTTGACCAGTTTCTTGAAGTCCTTGTTCTGCCAAGGATTAAATAAAGCATCTTCCTTTTTAGGTTTTGGTGTACACATCTTCTTGTGATAGTAGTCTGCATCGATAAGTTGACCAAAAGATTGGTCTAATACAAGCATGTCAGAGTTTCCAGGCATAAATAGTCCGCATCTCAGATGATATGCAAGATGGATGATCTCATTTGATGATATTATACCTTCATGATTTTCAAGACGTTGTTTAATATAAAAAGTAAACTCATATGGGTCTTTGAAATATTCAGCCATTAAGTCGAGATCAAACAGGCTTAGCTGCATTGGTGGTAATTGATCAACATCCACCAAAAATACACGCATCTGATCCATTACTGCTGGATACGGCTCATTTGATACACACAATATATACGCGTGCTTTATGTTTTCTGGTGGCGTAATTTGCTTACCT
Encoded here:
- a CDS encoding slipin family protein, which encodes MEISIAILVILTIFVLSGIKIVNQYQRGVVLTLGKFTGVREPGLRVVVPIFQTMMLVDVRSTPIDVPKQEVITKDNVTVGVDAVVYFRVINAPKAVLETTNYIYATSQFAQAALRDVTGNVDMDDLLAKREEISQQIKEIVDAETDKWGIDVENVKIQNIELPGDMKRAMAKQAEAERERRANIINADGEKAAAETLAQAAEILAKTQGAINLRTLNTLERISTEPSQKTMMLFPIELIDAIRGGKK